ACTGAGCAACGGTACCGCCTCCATCCGCACCAGCACGGCATGGCGGCGCGGCTGCGGTTGCGTCACGTCGCGCAAGGCCAGCGGCTTGCCGGGTTCATCGAGCATCCAGGCTTTCATGTGAGGTTCCTTCAGTTCGTTTCGGTGCTTGAACTGTAGTAGCGCGGCACGTATTCTAGAAATCAATTACTCGCATGCGACCCATCAACATGATTGATCTCCGCGGCATCGATCTGAATCTGCTGGTTTCGCTCGACGCGCTGCTCGCCGAGTCGAACGTGACGCGTGCGGCCGACCGGCTGCATCTGACGCAACCGGCTGTCTCCACGCAGCTCGCGCGCTTGCGCCAGATCTTCGGCGATCCGCTGCTGCTGCCCGCCGAAACCGGCCGCGGCATGACACGCACGGCCCGGGCGCTGGAGTTGATGGAGCCGCTTCATGCCGCGTTGAAGAATCTCGAAGCGGTGGTGCGCCACCAGCCTGCCTTCGATCCCCATACCGACACGCGGCGCTTCGTGATCGCCGCGCACGACAACGCCACCGCGGTGCTCGGCATGCGCCTGATGGAGCGCTTGCCGACGGCCGCGGGGCCCGGTGTGCGCGTGGCGTTCGTGATCGGCGACCAGCCCACCGCCGCGTCGCGGCTCGAAAGCGGCGAGATCGACCTGCTGCTCGGTTCCGACCGGATGATTCCGCCGTCGATGAAAACCCGCAAGCTCTACGACGAGCATTTCGTATTCGTGCAACGCAAGGGCCACCCGCGCGGGGTCGCTCCACTCGATCTCGACGCCTACTGCGCGCTCGATCACGTGCTGGTGTCGACCAGCGGCGGCAGTTTTCACGGCTTCATGGACGAGCATCTCGACGAACTCGGCCGCGAACGGCGCGTCGCGCTGTCGCTCCAGCACTTCGCGCTGGTGCCCGAACTGCTGTCGAACACCGACTATGTGTCGACACTGCCGTCGCGCTTCGCCGCACGCTACGCCGACCGGCTCGACACTTTTGCGCTACCGTTCGACGCACGCGGCTTCACGTTGTACGCGGGCTGGCACCCGCGCAACCAGGCCGACCCGGCGCTCGTGTGGCTGCGGGAGAGCCTGGCCGGGTTGGCGACACCCTAGGCGCTCGGACGGACTCCTCGTCTCACGCAAAACAGTCTTTCTTTTTGCACGCAGAAAGAAGGCGCCTTTCTGTATTTACATTCCTGTTCGTTAAGCGCAACGTCCGTGGTTGACGTGCGTGCGCCGCGGCGTTTGTGGTTATGCGCTCCACCATTCGGTTCGATTGATTACGCCGTGACTCGCCGCCAGGTCAGTGCGGGCCCGGTTGCGCCGCGTCGAGATACTGTTGCATTCGCAACGGCACCGAAATTGCTGGGCGCGATGAACCAGAGCGCGACGCTTCGGATGCCGACGTGCGGTTAGCCGACGCATCGGTTCAACCGAAGCCCGGTTGCCCGCCCGTCGGCTACTCGTAAGTCGGCTGCTCGTAAGTCGGTAACCCGCACGTCGGTAACCCGCATGTCGGTAACCCGCATGTCGCCATGCCTGCATTGACCTTTCAATGGAGCCAGCAGACCGCCATGTCCACGAAGAACGAACGTCAGGATTCCGGCGAGGCGCCCGCCGCCACGCTACCCCAACCGTCGCGCCGCCGCTTTCTGCAATCGGCTGCCGCTGCGGCCACCGTCGGCGCGGCGCCGCATCTGCGGGCGCAAACACAGACACCCACTCCGGCCGCGCCGCCTGCGGAGGTCCGTGCACCCGTGCCGGGCCGTCCGGTCACGCTGACGATCAACGGCCGCGCTTACACGCTGCAACTCGAACCGCGCGTGACCTTGCTCGATGCGCTGCGCGAGTACGCGGGACTGATGGGCACGAAAAAAGGCTGTGACCGCGGGCAATGCGGCGCATGCACGGTGATCGCCGACGGCCGCCGCATCAACTCCTGCCTTACCCTTGCCGTCATGCATGAGGGCGAGCACATCACGACGGTGGAAGGACTTGCCAGCAACGGCGTGCTGAGTCCGTTGCAACAGGCCTTCATCGAGCACGACGCGTTCCAGTGCGGCTACTGTACGCCCGGGCAGTTGTGTTCCGCGACTGCCCTGCTGAACGAATTCCGCAACGGCACGGCCAGCACCGTGACCGCCGACGTCCGCAGCCGCCCCCCGCAACTTTCCGACGACGAGATCCGCGAACGCATGAGCGGCAATATCTGCCGCTGCGGCGCGTACGCGAATATCGTCGCGGCGGTGCGCGCCGTGCATGAGGGCGGCGGCAAGAACGTTGCGCGCGGCAGTGGCAATGGCAGTGGCAGTGGCAGTGGCAACGACGCCGGCAGTGGCAGTGGCAACGACGCCGGCAGTGCCATGAACAACGGCAGCGGCGGCAGCGCCAACCGCCACAACGCCTGACGGAGCGACCAGCATGGATGCGATCTCTTACGAACGCGCCGCCGATGTCGCCGGCGCCGTGCGCGCGGCGCAGCAACCGGGTGCGGTGTTCATCGGCGGCGGCACCAATCTGCTCGACCTGATGAAGGGCGGCGTGGCGCGGCCGATGCGGCTCATCGATATCACGCACATCGGCGGACTCGATACAGTCACTACGCTGCCCGATGGCGGCATCCGCATCGGCGCCCTGGTGCGCAACAGCGACGCGGCCAATCACGCACTGGTGCGCGAACAATACCCGTTGCTGTCGCAAGCATTTCTGGCGGGGGCGTCGTCGCAATTGCGCAATATGGCGACCGTCGGCGGCAATCTGTTGCAACGCACCAGCTGCGGCTACTTTTACGACACCGCCTTCACGCAGTGCAATAAGCGCATGCCCGGCAGCGGTTGCGCGGCGCTCGACGGCCACAATCGCACGCACGCGATTCTCGGTGCGAGTCCGCAATGCATTGCGGTGAACCCGTCGGATATGAGCGTGGCGCTCGCCGCGCTCGACGCCGTCGTGCGCGTAAGCGGCCCCGCAGGCGAGCGGACGATTCCGTTTGCCGACTTTCATCGGCTTCCCGGCGACCGGCCCGACATCGATACGACTTTGCAGCCGGGCGAGTTGATTACCGCCGTCGATTTGCCGCCGCCTTTGTTCAGCGCGAACGCCCACTACCTGAAAGTGCGTGACCGCGCCAGTTACGCATTTGCGCTGATCTCGGTGGCCGCCGCCTTGCAGATGGACGGCGATCGCGTGAAAACCGCGCGTATCGCATTAGGCGGCGTCGCGCACAAACCGTGGCGCGCGAGCGCCGCCGAGCAGATGCTCGATGGCCGGCCGCTCACCCAGGCCACGTTGCACAACGCCGCTGCCGCCGCGCTACGCGATGCGAGGCCGCAGCATGACAATCGTTTCAAGGTGCAGCTCGCGCAACGCGCGATCGTGCGCGCCGTGAACCAGGCCGCGGGCCGAGCCGGAGGTGTCGCATGAATCTGATCGGCCAACCGTTGGACCGCATTGACGGTCTGCTGAAAGTCACCGGCGAAGCGCGCTACGCCGCCGAGTTCCCCGAAGCGCGGCTCGCGCATGCCGTGCTCGTCACCAGCACGATTGCGAGCGGCACCATTGCGTCGATCGATGCGAGCCGCGCGCAGGCGTTGCCCGGCGTGCTGCTGGTGATGACGTATCAGAACGCGCCGCGTCTGCCGAATGGCGGCCGGCCCACGTTGACACCGCCGGCCGGGCGGCGCCTCTCGCTGCTGCAGGACAACCAGATTCACTACAACAACGAGCCGGTCGCGGTGGTGGTCGCCGATACGCTGGAACATGCCACCGACGCCGCGCGTCAGCTTCGCATTGCCTACCAGGGCAGCGCCGCGACACTCGATTTCAATGAGGCGAAGCCGAACGGCCATGCGCCCGACAAACCGCAAGGCCGCACCACCGACACGCAGCGCGGCGACTTCGAGGACGGCATGCGCGGCGGCACAGTCCACGTCGCCGCCGTTTACACGACGCCGATCGAGCATCACAACCCAATGGAGCCGCACGCCACGATGGCGCACTGGGACGGCCCGCAACTCACGCTCTACGATTCGACGCAAGGCGTCAGCGGTGCGGCGCAGGCGGTCGCCAGGACATTCAGCATGCCGCCCGGCGACGTGCGCGTGATTTCGCCGTTTATCGGCGGGGGCTTCGGTTGCAAGGGATCGTCGTGGTCGCATGTGTCGTTGTGCGCGATGGCCGCAAAACAGACCGGACGCCCGGTGCGCCTCGTGCTCGAGCGGCCGCAAATGTTCGGTCCCGTCGGCGCGCGTCCGCATACCGAGCAACATCTCACGCTTGCCGCGCGGCACGACGGCACGCTGACCGCGATACGCCACGACAGTATTTCGAACACGTCGATGTTCGAAGACTGGACCGAGACCTGCTGCATGGTCACGCGCATGCTGTACACGGTGCCCAATCAGGTGACCACGCACCGCATCGTGCCGATGAATCTGGGCACGCCGACCTTCATGCGCGCACCCGGCGAAACAACCGGCTCGTTCGCGCTCGAATCGGCGATGGACGAACTCGCCGCGGCGTTGAAGATGGACCCGCTCGCGCTGCGTCTGAAGAATTACGCCGATGCCGATCCGCAAGAAAACAAGCCGTGGTCCGGCAAATCCTTGCGCGAGTGCTATCAGATCGGCGCGGAGAAATTCGGCTGGTCGCGGCGCACGAGCGCACCGCGTTCGATGCGCAACGGCAACACGCTGATCGGCATGGGCATGGCCACCGCCACCTATCCGGCCAACCGCAGCGAAGCCGCGGCGATTGCGCGCATTCTGCCGGACGGCAGCGCCATGGTTGCTTCCGGCACCCAGGACCTCGGCACCGGCACCTATACGGTGATGACCCAGGTTGCCGCCGACGCACTCGGCTTCGCGCCGGAAAACATTCACTTCGCGCTCGGCGATTCGTCGCTGCCGAGAGCGCCGGGATCGGGCGGCTCGCAATCGGCGGCAAGCGTCTCGCCCGCTGTGCGCGATGCCGCGACCCAGGCGCGCAGCCAGTTGATCGCACTGGCGCTCGCCGACGAAGCCTCGCCGGTGCACGGCATCGCACCCGACGACATCACGGTGGAAAATGGCTGGGTCGTGAGCCGCTCGCAACCGGCAAAGCGCGATCCGGCGGCGGCGATCATCGCGCGCTCAGGCGGCAAGCCGATCGAAACCACCTCCACGGTCAAACCCGGCGACGAGAAACAGAAGTATTCGTTTCATTCGTTCGGCGCCGTGTTCGTCGAAGTCCATGTCGATGCCGACCTCGGCACGATTCGCGTGCCACGCGTGGTCGGCGTGTATGACGTGGGACGCGTGCTGAACGCGAAGACCGCGCGCAGCCAGATGATGGGCGGCATCGTGTGGGGCGTGGGGGCGGCGCTGCAGGAAGAAACCTCGCTCGATACGCGCTATGGGCGCTTCACCAACGCGAATCTCGCCGAGTACCACGTACCGGTGAATGCCGACATGGGTTCGCTCGACATCACGTTCATCGATCGGCCCGATCCGTACATCAACTCGCTCGGCGTACGCGGTATCGGCGAAATCGGCATCACCGGCGTGCCAGCGGCAATCGCGAATGCGGTGTATCACGCGACCGGCGTGCGCGTGCGCGATCTGCCGGTGACGCTCGATAAGGTGATGGGGGCGATGCAGGTGTGAGGCGTTTGCGAGGTGGACAAGCGGCACAGGGATAAGAGCAGCCACGCACGCGGCGTGCGTGCGTGCGCTGCGTGCGTGGACCGGATCGCCGAATACACGCTAGGCGCGTGACGCGCGCCCGACGATCTCCGCGGTGGTCGCGATCTGTGCATAGTCCATCGCGAGGTTCGCGAGCGACAGCGCGTGAATGTCCTCGGCCGCCCACAGGCGACCGTTCAGATCGCGCATGTCGAACGTAAAGGCAGCGTCGCTCGCCACCAGCGTGGTGAAGCCGAGGTTGCCGGCGGTACGCGCGGTGGCTTCGACCGAATTGTTCGTGATCACGCCTGCGATCACCAGCTGATCGATTTGCCGCACGCGCAACCAGCGTTCGAGCCCGCTCGCGATGAATGCATCCGGCACGTTCTTTTCGACAACATGCTCGCTTTCACGCGGCTCGAAGGCCGGCTGAAATTCGACGCCACTCTGCCCCGGCCAGAATACCGAGTCCGGCTCACGGGAAATATGGCGCACATGCACGACGGGGCGCGCGGTGTCGCGCCAATGGGCGAGCAAGGCCACGAGATGGCGTTCCGCGTCCGGGTTGTTGCGGCGGCCGAGCTTCGGAAACCGGATGCCCTTCTGCAGATCGATCAGAATCAGTGCGGCCTTGTCGTCGAGGCGTTTCATGGCAATGAAAATCCGCTGTGAAGTGGGGTAAGCGGCTCATTGTACGGGCACCGCCTCGAATGACGGCACACGTCGGCTTATGCATTGGCGCTTGCCTGCCGGCGCGTTGCATCGCACAATCGGTCTCATCCTTTCTACCGGGGCCCGCCCATGGCCTACGCCTCGCTCGCCACTGGCGTGTTGCTCGCCGCCGGCTTCGGCTCGCGCTTCGACCCGGACGGCCTGCACAATAAACTGCTCGCACAGATGCCCGACGGCACGCCCGTCGCGCACGAAGCCGCGCACCGGTTGCTGCATGTCGTCTCGCGCGTGCTGGCTGTGGTGCGGCCGGGCTCGGACGCCCTCGCGCGCCTCCTGAACGACGCCGGTTGCGACGTGGTGTTCGCGCCGAACGCCAAACATGGCATGGGCGCGAGCCTCGCCGCCGGCATCGAAGCCAGCGACGACGCCGAGGGCTGGATCGTCGCGCTCGCCGACATGCCGCGCATCGGCACCACGACGATCGAAGCAGTGGCGCGCGCGCTCGACGGCGGCGCTTCGCTGGTCGCACCGTTTTATCAGGGACAGCGCGGCCATCCGGTCGGCTTCGGCATCGAGCATCGGGACGCGCTGATCACACTCGACGGCGACACCGGTGCACGCGCGCTGTTGACCTCGCAGCGGGTCATGCGGCTGGATGTCGACGACCCCGGGGTTCTGCGGGACGTGGATACGCCGGAAGACCTGCGCAATATTTAAACTGAGCGTGCCCGCGCCGTTGGCAAACTCAATGCTGGACGCTCGCCCCGCGGTTCCAACAATTTTTGCGAACCGCTAGCCGGAGATCGGCAATCATTTTTTTCGTGTCCAAAGTATGGCGTGCAACGTGGAGTTGCCCGCGATGTCGCCACGCTCGTTGATCCCGACACCTTCGCTGAAGTTGTCCCCGGCGAGCGTGCCCAGGTCGGTCATCGCCCCATGTTCAAACAGAAACGCATGCGGCAAGTACGGGTTGGTTCCGGCATCCGATTCGCCGACCACCTGGCCGCGATTGTTGATCCCGAAAGCGTTGCTATCGTTGCGACCGGGGAGCGTGCCCAGGTCAGTCATTACCCCCTTTTCATACAGAAAACCGTGCACGTCCCCGCTTGCGGTAGACGATATGCCGACCACCTGGCCGCGATCGTTGATCGCCTGAGCATGGCTGGTGCCGTTATTCCCCTGGAGCGTGCCCAGGTCGGTCATCACCCCGTGTTCATACAGAAAGGCGTGCGCGTACCCACCTGCGATGGACGAATAGCCGACTACCTGGCCGCGATCGTTGATCCCCAAAGCTCCGCTATCGCTACCACCGGGGAGCGTGCCCAGGTCGGTCACCACGCCGTTTTCAAACAGAGCCGCGTGAACGTACCCGCGTAGATTGGACGCTAGACCAACCGCCTGGCCGCGCTCGTTGATCCCGTTCGCTCCGCTGACGTCGCCGCCGGGTAGCGTACCCAGGTCGGTCATCACCCCATGTTCGAACAGAAAGGCGTGCGAGTTCCCGCGCGCGGTGCTCGAGGAACCGACCACCTGGCCGCGATTGTTGATCGCGCTAGCTGAGCTGTAGCTGCCACCGGGGAACGTGCCCAGATCGGTCACCACCCCGTTTTCAAACAGACAGGCGTGCGTGTTCCCACCCGCCGTGATCGAGTAGCCGACCACCTGGTCGCGCTCATTGATTCCGAGAGCGTTGCTGTAGTTATATTCACCGGGGAGCGCGCCGAGGTCTTTGATGACGAGACTTTGGCCTGCGGCAGGCTGGAATGCGGCGACCGCGATCAGAGTGAAAGCAATCAGGGTGCGGCGAACATAGTGCACATTGCCAATTACCTTGCATGCGGATTGCATAATGATCCCCTTTCCTGGGATATAACCTGGATCGCGATCGGCCGCCTGGCCGCAATCGCACCGGATGCATTTCGACAAGGACGGATCCAATAAGAGGGACGCGGTGCTATTTCGGAATCTCTGGAACCAGCATCGACATGAATGTCGGCACGACTTCGATTCATGTGCGGCACAACGGAATACGCCTTGCGTCCCGATGTGAGCGCAGATCGATATAAATCCGAGTTTATTGAAAATAAAAATCTGCTATAAATGCCGCCCACGCATCTGCATCAGGATAAATCGCGCTGGCTTGCATCAGAAAGCGGACGTGATTAATTTGGATTGCTGCCCGGCGCAACCCAGACGTTAGAGTCTGATCCGGCATGGATCACCGTGATCAATGACGAGATCGGCCGTTATCCGCTTCCGGTTTTGGAGATTGGAATAGGTATACAGATAGAAGTTACCGACCACTCTAGTCTATGGAATGTCTTTTTTCAACTTATTAAATAGCAAGGCAAATTAATGACAATACAAAATTGCCATGAATTGCCTTTGCTCGATGGCGGGTTAAACGTGGTTGAATGACCGCTCGGGTTGAGCGCTCGGGTTGAGCAGTCGCCCCGCCGAACCTCTTACGCCGAATGCGCGAACGTCGGCAGCAAGGCGCGCGATACCCGCAGAACCCGCCGACTTGATCCTGGCCGGTGTTTTAGTGGATACTGTACATCCATACAGTATTTTGGCCACATGGATACGCGCATCGCACTGCGCGCAGCCACGCCGCGTCAGCATGAAACGCATTCCAATCGAACCGTCTTTCACCGCATGGCGGCGCGCTGCGCGGACGCTGCTGCGCCAAGGTGTCGAGCCGTCGCAGATCGAGTGGGTTGAGTCCGGAAACGAGGCGGCGGCCCCAAATAATGGCAGTGGTTCGCCCACGGGGCAGACTGCGCAATCTTCGCCAACGTCCGCAGCGGAACAAACCTCCAGCGCGACCGCAGCCGGCATGCCAAACGCCGAACCCGTCGGCACTGCCGCAGGCAGTGTCGGCACAGGTATGTCCGCCACACCCGCGATTCCCCGCGAACTGCTCTCCTGGCTGAAAACGGCTGCGTGCTTCCGCGCGCCGGACCGCTGGTCGCTGCTGTACCGCGTCCTATGGCGCTGGACGCGCGGCGAGCGCACCGTCCTCGATCTCGGCGACCCCGACGGCTCGCTGCTGGATCAACGCATCCGCGCTATCGAACACGAAACCGAGGATCTGCTGACACTCACGCTGTTCAGACGGCGCGATCCGTCAATGGGGTGGCCGGAATTCGTCGGCTGGTACGAGCCGCATCATGACCTGCTGGCGCGTGCCGCCGCGCGCTTCGCCGCTCGCATGGGCGATTCCACGTGGATGCTCGCCACGCCGCACGGCGCGGTGTTCTGGAACGGCATGCTGATGCGCATCGACCAGCCGGCAGCGGAGGAACACGAACAGGCCACGCAGGCGCTACCGGCCAGCGTCATGACCGGCGAAGCCGTCACCAGCACGCCCACGGAGGCGCTCTGGCTTGCGTATTACGCCAACGCCTTCAATGCCGCGCCGTTGCCCGTGCCGTTGCGCTACTGGAGAATGCCGCCCGCGGGTCCGCCATTGCCCGCACGCCTCGCGCGTGAGCGCAGCCGTCTGGGCGCGCAAAGCGCCACCGTCACCGTGCCGTCCACGCCGCCAATCGAGTATTCGGCGATGACACCGCCCTTGATCGAGCCCACTGGCCCGCTCGCCACCTGCCGGCGCTGCGCGTTATGGCGCAATGCGAAACAGGCGGTTGCGGGCGTCGGGCCCGCCCATGCGGCGATCATGGTGGTCGGCGAACAGCCCGGCGAGCACGAGAACCAGCACGGCGAGCCCTTCACCGGCCCGGACGGTCAACTGCTGGACGCCGTGCTGGCGCGCGCCGGTCTGAAACGGGAAGCGCTGTATCTGACTTATGCCGTCAAGCATTACAAATGGGAAACGCTCGATCAGCAGCGCGTCCACCGCACGCCCGCGCGGCGCGAAGTCGAGGCTTGCCAGTACTGGCTGGAAAAAGAACTGGCGCGGATCGCGCCACGCGTGGTCGTCACACTGGGCGCGACCGCGCTGGAAGCGCTGACCGGCCCGCACGTCAATCTGTCCGAATACCTCGGCCAAACCATCGCCCACGACGGGCGCCTGATCGTGCCGGCCTGGCATCCGTCGTATGCGCTGAGAACGGCCGACGCCGGCTTGCGCGACGACATCGAGGCGTCCATTGCGGCAGCGTTCAGCCGCGCGGCGGCGCTGGCGGGAGACGTCGCGTAGCCCGCGAAACAAAAACCGGAACCGCTCACAGCTGAGTGATCAATCAGGCCAGGCGCTCATAGCTGAGCGCTTACGCGCACGATGCACGGCCCCTGAAGGTGAGCATGTTCGGGATAGGCCAAACGCGCGACGGTGAGCCTCTGCGGGAAAGCACGGCAAAATCGCCCCCGGCCGGGCATGCGGTTTGCGTCGATTGCAACGGTTACACACGTTGCGCCGATTCCGCCTAAGCTGATGTGACGCCGTCAATCCGGCAAGCGTGTCTCGCGCACTATCGAAGCTTCGAATACGGCCGCGCGTTTCGAAACCACCCTACCTCCCATGAGCGAAACCAGCCCTCGCCTTTTCATCGTCTCGCCCCATTTCGACGACGCCGTCTTCAGTTGCGGCGCATTGCTCGCCGCCCATCCTGACGCCGCGGTCTGCACGGTGTTTGCCGCGCCGCCCGAGCAGGAAATGCATACCGAATGGGATGAAAGATCGGGTTTCGCGAACGCCCATCAGGCTATCCACGCCCGCACGCTCGAAGACAATCTCGCGCTGGAAGTGCTCGACGCGATTCCGCTGCGCATGCCGTTTCGCGGCAGCCAATACATGGATTCGCCGTCGATCGGCAAATTGGCGGCGATGCTTGAAGAGACCATCTACCGCACGACCGCGAACACGCTGCTCATGCCGCTCGGCCTGCATCACGACGATCATGTGCTGGTGTTCGAAGCCTGCTGCGAAATCCTGCCGCGCCTTTCACATCTCACGTGGTTCGTCTACGAGGAAGCGATTCACCGCCGCACGCCCGGTGTCGTGCAGGCGCGGCTCGCCGACCTCGCGCAACGCGGCGTCGTCGCGACGCCGGCCTATCCGAGCGCCGGCCACACGATTGATCTTGCGCGCCGCACGCAGCTCAAACGCGAGGCGGTCAACGCTTACGAAAGCCAGCTGCGCGCGTTCGGCGCGGGCGATTACGACGACGTTTTCGCTACCGAGCGTTACTGGCAATTGAGCGTGCGCCGCGGCAGGAAAAAGTAAGCGGTGCGCGGCGCGCTGGATCGCCTACGCTAGAAGGAAACGGTCGGCGTGTGGGTGAATTCGGCCGCCGGTGGCCGTGCCGCCCGCTTTCCGTTCGCCTCTCAACTCAAAGGTGATGCAATGAGCTACGACATGCATACCAGCCCGATTCCCGATCCGAACGCCGATCCGAACAAGGACCCGGAAGCCGATCCGCTCGTACCGCCGTCGCCGGGTCATCACACCGAGGAGCCGCAGCGGCCCGATGGACCGCCGGACAAAGACCCGGTGTGACGCCGACGCGCCTATTGTCGGATCGTTGCCGAACCGCTGCCGGACGCGCGAATGAACGCGTGCTTTAGCGCGTCAGTTCGCTAAAACCTTGCAGCAGACGGTCGATGTCGGCGGCGTGGAGATTGCCCATCGTAGAGATGCGGAACAACTCGGCCGACAACCCGCCTTGACCGGCGTAGATGACGAAGCCGCGCGCCTTCAGCGCATCGTGCAGTTGCGGATACGTCACGCCGTCCGGCAAGCGATACGCGCGCAGCACCACCGACGACTGCTCCGGCGGCAACACACTGCCGATGCCCCGCTCGGCGAGGCCTGCGCGCGCCTGCTCGGCGAGCGCCGCGTAACGCGCGTGGCGCGCTTGCCAGCCGCCTTCGTCGGCGAGTTCGCGCAGTGCTTCGACCAGCGCGTAATACGCGTGGACCGACGGCGTGAACGGCGTATTGCGCTGATCCTGCAAACGCGCGAGGCGCCCGAGGTCCAGGTAATACGTGCGGCTCGCCGCCTGTGCGAGCGCCGCGCGCCGCACCAGCACGAACGACGCGCCCGGCACGCCATGCAGACACTTGTTCGCGGTTGCCG
This genomic stretch from Paraburkholderia caffeinilytica harbors:
- a CDS encoding UdgX family uracil-DNA binding protein (This protein belongs to the uracil DNA glycosylase superfamily, members of which act in excision repair of DNA. However, it belongs more specifically to UdgX branch, whose founding member was found to bind uracil in DNA (where it does not belong), without cleaving it, appears to promote DNA repair by a pathway involving RecA, rather than base excision.); the encoded protein is MPNAEPVGTAAGSVGTGMSATPAIPRELLSWLKTAACFRAPDRWSLLYRVLWRWTRGERTVLDLGDPDGSLLDQRIRAIEHETEDLLTLTLFRRRDPSMGWPEFVGWYEPHHDLLARAAARFAARMGDSTWMLATPHGAVFWNGMLMRIDQPAAEEHEQATQALPASVMTGEAVTSTPTEALWLAYYANAFNAAPLPVPLRYWRMPPAGPPLPARLARERSRLGAQSATVTVPSTPPIEYSAMTPPLIEPTGPLATCRRCALWRNAKQAVAGVGPAHAAIMVVGEQPGEHENQHGEPFTGPDGQLLDAVLARAGLKREALYLTYAVKHYKWETLDQQRVHRTPARREVEACQYWLEKELARIAPRVVVTLGATALEALTGPHVNLSEYLGQTIAHDGRLIVPAWHPSYALRTADAGLRDDIEASIAAAFSRAAALAGDVA
- a CDS encoding PIG-L family deacetylase, producing MSETSPRLFIVSPHFDDAVFSCGALLAAHPDAAVCTVFAAPPEQEMHTEWDERSGFANAHQAIHARTLEDNLALEVLDAIPLRMPFRGSQYMDSPSIGKLAAMLEETIYRTTANTLLMPLGLHHDDHVLVFEACCEILPRLSHLTWFVYEEAIHRRTPGVVQARLADLAQRGVVATPAYPSAGHTIDLARRTQLKREAVNAYESQLRAFGAGDYDDVFATERYWQLSVRRGRKK